Part of the Citrus sinensis cultivar Valencia sweet orange chromosome 2, DVS_A1.0, whole genome shotgun sequence genome, gctctaatcaatatggtgctaagggcttatcgtgccaaataataataaccttatactagagagccggtgtaaccaaggcggtatctagacaagatcagtattatttgtcgacgataagtcaaatcatccacaaaaactagaggggaaaagaaaataaatttaccaaataaagcccatgacacatgttgagacttcaccttcaacccaagcttgaaagaaaattagccactcataattgaactaggggtaaaatgggaatttattaaaatacgaagaaaatacaagatggagaaggaattacagaaaatggatcccaaaaatggattcagagatatcaaattaggggggggaggccccctttttatagatacatggagtaaatcatggccatcggattaaaaacagtttggacgctcaggattgcgccacgtcatcagtcaacagtccacggtttgaccacgcggatgaacagtaacacggtttgacccggatgaacagtaacgcggtttggttgaaaataatcctgtgtgatgcatgcaccgtacgtgagatttttcgtccactgatatgctgccacgtcaccatcaacagtacataagaattttagcccaacaggatcgtgacacctcatcagtcaatgccacatcatcggtcaatgccacgtcatcgatccgtctatgtgaacagtgtcgtgaacagtaacgtagacagtaccgtatacgtgaatagtaccgtacatgtgaatagtgccatttttccttttatgctcctcctaaggttttcgaccgtcctgagttcaaaagtgatgtccgttttgccgtctgatctctcctttattttgaaatgactataatgcccctaaaatacataaaatacttaattaaaataacacacACGTAATTacatcacaagaaggttaaatacataaaagtaagggttgttagtaagacttgaaatgtaaaatgacggttttctcctttataaatatgtattttctaacactcaacagttgGCTGAGAAGAGATGGATTCTTGCAGCTAGGACTACGAGATAGAAAATTGCTAGTGAATTAATACTTGACATTACTTGTAGGCTCGATTTAGCTTTTTGATAGAATTATAGAAAGGAGAGAAAGCTTGTTATATAGGTTAGGGATGAAAAACTTTTGCTTGTGTACAAGGGGTTTATATAGGGAACGGTGTCGGAAATCATTCAAGAATCGAACGGTcgaaaatttcttcaaaagtaatttctaattatgtaagatacatataatataataaaagtaggtctacttaattaaattaattttaaaataattagatttttgtttgaaatctgATATAAACCGTAAATGTCTAAGTACAATATATGAGAGTCTAAATTTATCTCAAAGATGACACCGCGTCGAGtatttattaaagaataaatcatCATGTTGCACAAATGGTCGGTATAACTGTGGCTACATCGTAACTTTTGTTTCAGACAAGGCAATCGGGAGTGAGTTACTAACTGTACAGGGCATCATACGGTAATCCaccatgcatatatataatgatagATTATCATGGATGGCAGTTGCAAAGAGTGGTAAATTATTACAATCCTactaaaaaactaaaattaaataggcATATATAAATTCATGATCCTCATGGAAACCCTTTTCCTacaagttaatttttaacagTGGGTTTGATGGACCCTCGAGccatagaattttttttttcatatactaccattataaaagtttacaatattataaattttatcctcAAAATTACACATAGTTACATTTTGGCCCTCTTTAATTGTCATTTctttaaaagagaaaacagAATATGAGTATTATGTCTCTCATAAATTTAACCTTTAAATTTGTCTTTATTATATTCTGACCCTattggtttttttaaaaataaaatagccCCTATATCAAAGCTTTTGGTTCTGCTACTGGTTCTACCGAAAGACCAAATTTTGCTCAAAGTTATGATTGGTAaccaaataatcaattttttttaattaatttatggtCAAAAATTCTGAATGTACAAGTAGCTCCATGGCAAGTTTCATGTTCCTAAATgttttgatatatatttttttaatttttccccTCACATCCCACTCTCTACATGTTCAtgcacaaacaaaattaaagaattttccCCTTCAAGGTGTAATAGGgataattaatctattaatatCTTGCATCCATAGTAGTTtgttaaatcataatttagGGATAAGGATTCTCtcttagtattttttttctcttctagtCTCTACAAGTGAAATAAGTAATcaagattaaattttaaattttgatgttgacaatcaaactaatattttttactaGGTTTAAAAGACTAGAAGAGACTCggacaaaaaaacaatataagaAAATCCTAATCCATAATGTGGCTATCccttttaaaatcttttgatGGTTAAATAGttgtatttagttttttttttcctaatcaaaagagaaattatatgttcaatttatttttttattacttgcGATAAATGGAAGCGAACACATAgcttgattttattgttttcgaataTCTGCCAACGGCATGACTTATTCATGCATAGCCCTCTGGTCTCATATATAGAGGAAAGTTTCTTTATGATCCACTAGTAAGGATGTTGACCAAAAACATTACCTCGGGGATCGTAGTTGCAAATGACAAAGTTGAGAGTCCCATTGTTATTGCACCTCTCTTTAGCACAACCTAAACGCACAGAATTGCGCCACACAACTTGAGTATAGATTGCGCATTTCGTACCATTAAGAGCACAAGTATTAGAGTTGTAGTCGTATAATGGCTTCCCATCCATACACATCTTCACGAACTCGATGGCGGTAATCTCGCCCTGGTTGCTCCATGCAATTGTCTCGCTGTATTTGCTAACTTGGGGTTTCTTTAAATTGCAGTTACCCTTTAGTTTTTGTGCATGTTTATGTGAATAATCCGCCAATTTGTAGACCCATGACATCGGGCCAACGCCAACACTAGCACGAGCCTCGTTGTGAGCTTTGAGGTAGTCTTCAGGTTTATTGTGGGCAGAGGAGAGATGGATTGTCGCTAGGGCTAAGAGACAAAAAATTACTGAAGTGCTTGGCATTGTGGTGAttactgttttaattttgcttATCCGATGGAAATGGGAAAGAAAGAGCTTAGGTAATGGATGAAACTGCTTGCTTGTGTATAAGAGGTTTATATAGGGAATGGTGTGAAAATCATCAAGAATTGTATGGtcgaaaatttttcaaaagaaatttctaGTAATAcaagataaataaaacttaGTGGCACTTTGGTAAGGGTAAATTCCCCTTTAATTTTCAGGGTTTAGGctaattactaatttattttatgtatcttttaattataattattcaaaatactcatttcttttctttaatagATGTTAAATTAACTTCTTAAGCATACCTAATATTTTTGTCTAATATAATTTGACATTCTGATAAGTTAGACATATAACAGTTAGCAAATAGAGAGAAGTGAGGAAGATATATTTTAATGGAAACAAAGTTATAGGGATCTTTTTGAtaagttttataaatataagaactaactaaataattgACTCAAATTGTAAGGATTAAAGGAGCATCTCATCAATCAAGCCCCTTAAGACCAcacaagaaaattttattatatgtaatttacccgtattagttattatttacCATAATGGGAAGGATAATTAAGCcccttaataataaattacataagTTTATACAGTAATTTTAGATCTTGAGATTAGAATACTTTGAGTGGTTGAGATTCATAAATAGATTGATGGCATATGTTAAAGAATTAGATGCATTACTGATTTATTCCTGTAAATGGAAGTGATCTCGCATGTAGTGTAAAATCGATCACACAacatgttttattattttcttataccTACCAATACATGGCTTATTCATCATAAAACACAAATCCCTCTATGCTCATACTTGCTTAGAGGATTTAGGTAAGttctttatatatacatatatatgtattaattagTAAGGCCGTTTACCAGCAACGTTGCCTGGAGGATCATAGCTGCAAATGACAAACGTGCCACGATTGTTGTTGCACTTCACTCTAGCACAACCTAAACGCACAGAATTGCGCCACACAACTTGAGTATAGTGTCTACACTCCCCACCAACACAAGTATTTGAGTTGTAATTGTTCTTTGGTCTCTCATCCACCCAGAGCTTCACGGCCGCCGTACTAGTGATGTCACCGTTGCTCTACGCTAAGTTCTCGCCGTATGGTCCACCGGAGTGCACCAATCTGCAGTCACATTTACGTTGATTGGCATAGTTTTTAGTGTAAGCCGCTACCTTGTTGTCCCATCTCATCGGTCCAACGCGGACGCTAGCACGAGCTTCATTGTGAGCTCTGAGATAGTCTTGTTGTGAATTTTGGGCAGAGGACAATTGGGTTGTAGCTAGGACCACAAGACATAAGATTGCTAGTGAAATGTTAGACATTACGTTGTGACTTAATTAATGAGAAAGCTTAGCTGCTTAGgttatgaatgaaaaattttgcCCATGTATAGAGGTTTATATAAGGAAATGATGTGGAAAACTTATTAGTTCAAGACTCGTATATGGTGGGatattcaaaaggaaaaaattgaagataaaatttgCGGTGCCTTAACTAATCAAATTGACCGAGTCTAGTATTTggacaaattaattaagctcTTATTGTTACTTTCTTaatgaatgaatttattatcCCCACATGATTACACGTAGTAGATTTTCCACTTTTTCGTCTGGAAAAATTGGAGCGTAATCAGGACAAATgcttattatttaaaaacaattgtTAGACCAAAAAACCAACTAAATCTtacttatcaaattatttaatttttaaattattctctTATAATTAAGTACAAGAcactttatcttttacttcTAAGAATGCCATATCTTCttgctaattaaaatttcGAAACTGACGTGAACCGATCCTAGTCAACACGAAAACTGATTAATAAACCAGATTCAAATGCCTTTAAAATCAGCTTGTTCaattatattcaattaataacTGACATGATTTTGGAAAATGTCTATTATCTATGGATTTGGATCCTTTCGTaacctaatttttttccttgagCACGTGgcatttagaatttaaattataaggTTAAGATTAAATTGATTACAAATAAATGATCTCTTTAGGAATACTCTAATACTTCAGGAAAATTAATTAGACATGGTCATAAACCAGCAGAATCACATCTCTAGATGGAGTAATGCTAATGGTTAGAAACTAACTTAAAAGACAACAACGTTAATCTCAgaatatgtattaatttattattctccTGAGACGATGAGGTAACAGTGGATTGAATTGGTTGTTGCATccgaatttgaaaaaaaatatgaaattaaacaaaataaaaaaggaatgGATGAGTGATTAGACCCGTAAATTATATTGAATGGACTTTATCCTTATACAAGGcatgaataattaaaaagataaagaagatGAGTAGTGTTTTGACGATTTTTTCCTGATAGAGAGAGATTCTTTAGTACAAATCACatgaaacttttcaataaatcACGTGAGAATAAGTATACGTgtagtaaaaaatttattaggtaaatgaataaaaactgTGTGaggatttcaaaatttttcttgataaAATATGTTAACTAGTATTGGAttagaaaattagaatatatatttcataatcACTAGTTGGAGAGAGTCTTTGTTGCTCCTGGAGCACTGATACTTGTCTATCCATTACTTGGCACGtgtgtataaatttttttcatgattGTTTAAAGTATAGGCATAACAAAAAGTGTTTGTTGTTCCTAGAACACTGTGATATTTATCTAGGAATTACTTATCATGtgtttatcaatatttttaatgattggGTTAAAGTAGTGCTCTCTGGAGTACCTTAGTACCAAAAACTTTAACTTCTCCACTAGTTGTGATACCATAGTAAGTTTTCCATTGCCGTATTACGTGTAAATtttaactaatatattttgtcCCACCCCTGGTTTTGGTCTGGACTCTGGTGTCTATTCATTAATTTGCAAGGGAATGAAGCTGCTTATAAGTACATATTTTTGGGGCGcaaattaaggaaaaatgCACATAGTCTTATAATTAGTTACTCTAGTCTTATGATTAGTTACTCTTCACTGGGAGCTATGTAGGAAACAGTTTTTTTGTTCAATGGAgtcataaaaatagaaaaattgagAGGGCCAAGCCAGCAATGAGGACGAAATAGTGATTTAATAAACTTGAGTATgcaataacataaaaatcacATATACTAGAAGCTCTAGCATGAGGTTATTATTTGTTGGCTTTAGACAATGTTATTTTGTTACTGAAAGAGATGCAAGGCCTTTCCATGAAATGCCAAGCACACGCAATATATTTATCTATGTCTTgcatcaatatatatttttaactcaTATTACATTTCATAAGAGAAAAACTATCTCcacttaattatatttatcataattaaagaagaaatttatccTTCACAATACTTTGTGGCAGCTCAAATTGTTGCCCTCAAATTATGAGAGCAACAGCCTTTTGTCTGAGtgattaattcatttaaacaaacgtaaaattaaaatttaaaagaaagactaacttattttatcatctttaaatcttattgtcattttttatacttttaatttttttcactgcataaaaaaaaaatcagcgaTAATTCTAGTTATTACCCATTAACATTGGCTTATTGGAATTGGATTCGTATCCCATCATCGAACTATTGTTATAAGAGGAATTGCAAATCACCTTATATCTGAAATGTGACTATCATTTTATTCAATGGGTACTATGAAATTtctgaaactttttttttttgggtgataTAATATGGCCTTATTTGCTGAATTAATGGCGGTCATTTTTGGCGATTGAATAACTCACACGGTCCCGTGCGCCATGGTGTCTCTCACACCCATTTTTATCCTTTCTCATCTTCATGCTAACcagaaaactaaaattaatagcatattttacaaatgaaaataaattttaaaaaatgatgtttCCGAGGCATTGACTGATAACAAATCATTATAACATGGAGGTATATGTAAGTTATTTGAAGTTCTAATAAGTATGAAAGTAAACAAATGTGCTTATAACTTACAAACGTCGAAAAGTAGCAAATGGACttgaaagagagaaagaagagaagttTGAGATCAAACAAGGCCCCAACTTGCCttttttactatatttattttttattttaatggatTGATTGATATAAGTTTAATTGGCCTCTCATGAAAAGGCCTCAATCTGTTTTggtaagaaaacaaaaattttaatataaattaataaagagtAATGACCTGCCTACAAAGTTGGAGTATAAATTTATAtcctaattttataaatatatcaatattagtCTAATGGTCCACATAGAAAGCGAAAACTAATGGCTTGTGTGTTAAATATTTctgagtttgaaattttattatttttcagactattttaaatttacttaattattttttgtaacatgtatatgatttttaaatatttacatttgaataaaattaataaacttttatGGCTTTTATCTAAATGAGAAAAGAGCTTAATTggaagtaaataatatatcccaaaatattttcattaaatatacttattttctAAACTATAAAACattatccctttttttttttttacctgtaaggatataaatgtcaaatagTCATGTTTAAGATAGGGTTGCAAAATTTCAAGCTCGAATCGGGCTTGGCAGAGCTTGAGCTTAACCAGAGCATGTTTCTTGTCGAAT contains:
- the LOC112497323 gene encoding pathogenesis-related protein 1-like, producing MPSTSVIFCLLALATIHLSSAHNKPEDYLKAHNEARASVGVGPMSWVYKLADYSHKHAQKLKGNCNLKKPQVSKYSETIAWSNQGEITAIEFVKMCMDGKPLYDYNSNTCALNGTKCAIYTQVVWRNSVRLGCAKERCNNNGTLNFVICNYDPRGNVFGQHPY